Proteins from a single region of Neodiprion virginianus isolate iyNeoVirg1 chromosome 4, iyNeoVirg1.1, whole genome shotgun sequence:
- the LOC124303014 gene encoding THAP domain-containing protein 1-like, which yields MSTCVFCKTKQSKYCGRLCHKFPVKDVLRLQQWLKEMKRKDWKPNRNSTLCSAHFTNDCFDRTGFLITLKKNSVPTIFDNPKSECSSCHRLREYGRGYSFFKFPLDEPDIMKQWIANINIGPWSPSSDSFLCSDHFELSCFQKKSKNYITLRKGSIPTLFGENLQQTEFQDESDRPTTVNVTKLHEHLHICT from the exons ATGAGTACCTGCGTTTTTTGCAAAACAAAGCAATCAAAATATTGTGGGCGATTATGTCACAA ATTTCCCGTGAAAGATGTGTTGCGCCTTCAGCAGTGGttaaaagaaatgaagagGAAGGACTGGAAGCCAAACCGAAATAGCACATTGTGTTCGGCTCATTTTACAAATGACTGCTTTGATAGGACAGGATTCCTAATTACATTGAAAAAGAACAGTGTACCAACTATATTTGACAACCCAAAATCAGAGTGTTCATCTTGTCACCGATTAAGGGAATATGGACGTGGCTATTCATTCTTCAA GTTCCCATTGGATGAACCTGATATTATGAAGCAGTGGATCGCAAATATAAACATTGGTCCGTGGTCTCCATCAAGTGATAGCTTTCTGTGTTCCGACCACTTTGAACTCTCTTGCTTtcagaagaaaagtaaaaattatataacttTACGAAAAGGCAGTATCCCAACGTTATTTG GTGAAAACTTGCAGCAGACCGAATTTCAGGATGAATCCGATCGGCCCACCACAGTGAATGTAACCAAATTACATGAGCACCTACACATTTGTACCTGA